From Candidatus Pedobacter colombiensis, one genomic window encodes:
- a CDS encoding polysaccharide biosynthesis/export family protein — protein MKNLCFALSISMVLMACAPHRNLVYFSNFTDVSSSQIENIPELKLQKNDQLSMSLTSLNAEYNALFTNSTNTTTAGKAVFRINNNGMITLPLLGDLKVEGLTIEQAQNLITMELKKQIKNPVVDLELVNFKITVIGEVNHPASLTVPGDQVNLLEALGMAGDMTVYGKRENVLVIRENNGVRQMTRLNLNDKNTYSSPFFRLKQNDIVYVEPDKSKEKEYNPNVRAVPIITTAISAVVVVLTALFIR, from the coding sequence ATGAAAAACCTATGCTTTGCTTTGTCAATATCAATGGTCTTAATGGCCTGCGCTCCACACAGAAATCTTGTTTACTTCAGTAACTTCACTGATGTTTCCAGCAGCCAAATAGAAAACATACCTGAGCTTAAGCTCCAGAAAAACGATCAGTTAAGCATGTCGTTGACAAGCTTGAATGCAGAGTATAACGCTTTATTTACTAACTCCACCAATACTACCACAGCTGGTAAGGCGGTATTTAGAATAAACAATAATGGAATGATCACTTTACCATTACTGGGTGATTTAAAGGTTGAAGGACTAACTATTGAACAGGCCCAAAACTTAATTACAATGGAGCTTAAAAAACAGATTAAAAATCCCGTAGTAGATCTTGAACTGGTTAATTTCAAAATCACTGTAATTGGAGAAGTAAACCATCCTGCCTCACTAACTGTCCCGGGGGATCAGGTCAATTTATTAGAAGCATTAGGTATGGCTGGTGACATGACCGTATATGGCAAAAGAGAAAATGTTCTGGTGATCAGGGAAAATAATGGAGTACGCCAAATGACCAGACTCAATCTCAATGATAAAAATACATATAGCTCGCCATTTTTTCGGTTAAAGCAGAATGACATTGTATATGTTGAGCCCGACAAATCAAAAGAGAAAGAATACAATCCTAATGTCCGCGCTGTACCTATCATAACTACTGCAATATCTGCCGTCGTTGTAGTACTAACAGCATTATTTATAAGATAA
- the pncB gene encoding nicotinate phosphoribosyltransferase: MFTHFPLSSILDNDFYKITMQQGVIRLFPAAKARYQFINRGNHTFPTGFATALRNAVDNMALLKLSNDEKRFLQLNCPYLDPVYLDFLEGYRFNPGEVHIAQEGDQLKVSIEGLWYRTILWEVPLMSIICELYYILGKAKRISDKDIIDITRHKIESYRDLGVTVAEFGTRRRYSYQVQRLVLQSLSKYGAGAFIGTSNVHMAMLHQTKPIGTHAHEWFMFHAAQYGFKMANAMGLEHWVQVYRGDLGIALSDTYTTDVFFNQFDKMFSKLFDGVRHDSRDPIVFANKVIAHYQRMGIDPKSKTIIFSDALDYDKVVRIAVHCRDKIGMSFGIGTNFTNDAGPEPMNIVIKMTEAHPKDGEWTEVVKLSDEQGKYTGNVEMIQLAKIILGIS, encoded by the coding sequence ATGTTTACACATTTTCCGTTATCCTCCATTCTTGATAACGATTTTTATAAGATTACTATGCAACAAGGAGTTATTCGTCTATTCCCAGCTGCAAAGGCACGTTATCAATTTATAAACCGGGGTAACCATACATTTCCTACAGGATTCGCTACAGCTTTACGTAATGCTGTAGATAACATGGCCTTATTAAAACTGAGTAATGATGAGAAACGATTCCTTCAACTTAATTGTCCATATCTCGACCCGGTATACCTTGATTTTCTCGAAGGTTATCGGTTCAACCCCGGCGAAGTACACATAGCTCAGGAGGGAGATCAGTTGAAAGTAAGTATTGAAGGTTTATGGTATCGTACGATTTTATGGGAAGTACCTTTAATGTCTATTATATGCGAGTTGTATTATATTTTGGGTAAAGCAAAAAGGATTAGCGACAAGGATATAATTGATATAACCAGACATAAAATAGAAAGCTATAGAGATTTGGGGGTAACAGTGGCAGAATTTGGTACACGTCGAAGATATTCTTACCAGGTGCAGCGTTTAGTATTACAATCGTTAAGTAAATATGGCGCAGGCGCTTTTATTGGAACAAGTAATGTACACATGGCCATGCTCCATCAGACAAAACCAATTGGTACACATGCACACGAATGGTTTATGTTCCATGCCGCACAGTATGGCTTTAAAATGGCCAATGCGATGGGATTGGAGCATTGGGTTCAGGTTTACCGTGGCGATCTGGGGATTGCCCTGTCAGACACTTACACTACAGATGTATTTTTCAACCAGTTTGATAAGATGTTCTCTAAGCTATTTGATGGGGTAAGGCACGACAGTAGAGATCCAATTGTGTTTGCCAATAAGGTAATAGCTCATTATCAAAGAATGGGAATTGATCCAAAATCTAAGACTATTATTTTCTCTGACGCCTTGGACTATGATAAAGTAGTCCGGATTGCTGTTCATTGCCGGGATAAGATTGGTATGTCTTTTGGCATAGGTACTAATTTTACAAATGATGCTGGACCCGAACCTATGAATATTGTGATTAAAATGACTGAAGCACATCCAAAGGATGGGGAGTGGACGGAGGTCGTTAAATTGTCAGATGAACAAGGAAAATACACTGGGAATGTGGAGATGATCCAACTTGCTAAAATTATTCTAGGCATCAGTTGA
- a CDS encoding phage integrase SAM-like domain-containing protein, with protein MKIKHEIELLPWVHKSKKRSHGKAPMFIRVTFGGCQTEVSLKSVIDPDNWDVKNKLASKQEEDFRKINEKIQSSKVDLIRIYDALWHQFDSVTPEMVKRVYQGKSAIEDKKTIVMPDKQHQTLLMVFDEFIARIAKKVQVKEASPGTLRHWKSTMKKVVAFLQHRHKKADIAFADIEPMFADEMYDYLTLDIEKCLSELTAKKQIKKIKQIIKLGVKKKLITHNPIADFVCGGDQLDIPPLELHEVISIYNKDFGIARLNEVRDCYVFQCFTGFAFQDIYDLSPCNIVLVGNKKERWLIKDRGKTGVSEMVPILPVIDQLIEKYKNHPKCRLRNALMPVDSNVRYNGYLKEIGVICNINRELNTHLARHTFADIILNLGVPLEDVSKMLGHKSVRTTQRYCRVRKQRISENMQIARQKLFNKKGQLKLAS; from the coding sequence ATGAAAATCAAACATGAAATCGAACTCCTTCCGTGGGTTCACAAGAGTAAAAAAAGGAGCCATGGAAAGGCTCCTATGTTTATCAGGGTCACTTTTGGCGGTTGTCAAACTGAAGTTTCTTTAAAGAGCGTCATTGATCCTGATAATTGGGATGTAAAAAACAAGCTTGCAAGTAAACAGGAAGAAGACTTTCGAAAGATCAATGAAAAAATACAAAGTAGCAAAGTTGATCTGATAAGAATTTATGATGCACTATGGCATCAATTTGATAGTGTGACTCCTGAGATGGTAAAAAGAGTTTACCAAGGAAAATCTGCAATTGAAGATAAAAAGACTATTGTAATGCCTGACAAACAGCATCAGACACTATTGATGGTATTTGATGAATTTATTGCCCGAATTGCGAAAAAGGTTCAGGTCAAAGAAGCTTCTCCTGGTACTCTCCGTCATTGGAAGAGCACAATGAAAAAAGTTGTGGCATTCCTCCAACACCGACACAAGAAAGCTGATATAGCATTTGCAGACATTGAGCCGATGTTTGCTGATGAAATGTATGACTACCTTACTTTAGATATTGAAAAATGCTTATCTGAGCTAACGGCTAAAAAACAGATCAAGAAAATTAAGCAGATCATTAAGCTAGGTGTTAAGAAGAAACTAATTACTCACAATCCCATTGCCGATTTCGTATGTGGTGGTGATCAGCTGGATATTCCACCGCTTGAACTTCACGAGGTTATTTCTATTTACAATAAAGATTTTGGAATTGCCCGTTTAAATGAAGTTCGTGATTGCTATGTATTCCAATGTTTTACAGGATTCGCCTTTCAGGATATATATGACTTATCCCCTTGCAACATTGTACTAGTTGGCAACAAAAAAGAAAGATGGTTGATTAAAGACAGAGGAAAAACAGGAGTTTCGGAAATGGTGCCAATCTTACCAGTAATCGATCAATTGATTGAGAAATATAAGAATCACCCAAAATGTAGATTGAGAAATGCTTTAATGCCTGTTGATTCTAACGTCAGATATAATGGTTATTTAAAGGAGATTGGTGTTATATGTAATATCAACAGGGAATTGAATACACACCTTGCACGTCATACCTTTGCCGATATTATCCTTAATCTTGGTGTACCATTAGAAGATGTCAGCAAGATGCTTGGTCATAAAAGCGTACGTACTACACAACGTTATTGCAGGGTTCGTAAACAGAGAATCAGTGAAAACATGCAAATAGCGCGGCAGAAATTATTTAATAAAAAGGGGCAATTAAAATTAGCAAGCTAA
- a CDS encoding outer membrane beta-barrel protein, with amino-acid sequence MHNRLLLFFGLFAMSIVCRSQTYSIVGSLLERDTLPLHGATISLVQDADSSKKSTVSDAQGEFSFTGLKSGHYQLKASYIGFITLEKAIIILNGSIQLGKIILSVSNNTLDEVRILERSPRVLQKGDTTEFDAKSYSANADASVEDLIKKMPGIEVSSSTATVKAQGEMVVKILLDGKPFMGNDASMALKNLPADIVSKIQVYDQRSEQSQFTGFSDGQTSKTINIVTKPDRRNGQFGKAYAGYGSDYRYQAGANINNFRGPQRISILGQSNNINNSKFTAVEVPANRTQGGGIATSNAGAINYTNTIGTSDLTASYSFEKNNIELQRSLFREYVSDSGLQYKQSDRTTSIGYVHKFNLRYDLKTDSMNSVLIQPIISIQQGDGYALSDATMGDNSQLLTQTTNSNRSTTNGYNIASDFLYRHRFQTQRRTLSSMLNVGSNDNRGQNTLKATSMFSDSASIDQRSNLANFGWHISVNPTYTEPMGEKGIVQVNYNFSLQDNTSQKNTYNYSSTTSKYDLKDSLFTNKFRSITTTQQFGLGYNFTNAKLNLSLGLSYQTLIINNKEEQSPLPDLTRKYINILPSAVANYKLALNKNLAITYRMTTIQPSVGQLQNVINNTNPILLTTGNPQLKQAYQHSLMTRYSMSTKEKSHSFFASATLTYTDKYITNSTYLAVNDVIIDGEILLKKGGQITMPVNLTGNYVVNSNVTYSAPLSAIKSNLNSSISYNYRNSPALVNNQINTSSLHAPGISLSLTSNINEKLDFSLASSVSYTLIHNGLQANTNNTFLSQTNTATLYWMFWRNFVCQTSLTGQFFSGLSSEYNQKYLLWNLSLAKKFLKNDRGEIRLSVFDVLRENNSIQRIVTNLYFEDQRAQVLMTYYMITFTYTFRDFSVKK; translated from the coding sequence ATGCATAATCGACTACTTCTTTTCTTCGGGCTTTTCGCCATGAGTATAGTTTGTCGATCGCAAACCTATTCGATAGTGGGCTCTTTGCTGGAACGAGATACATTACCGCTTCACGGAGCCACCATCAGCCTTGTTCAAGATGCAGATTCTAGTAAAAAAAGTACTGTTTCAGATGCTCAGGGTGAATTTTCGTTTACTGGTCTGAAATCTGGACATTACCAGCTAAAAGCAAGTTACATTGGCTTTATTACTCTTGAAAAAGCTATCATAATATTGAATGGATCAATACAGCTAGGAAAAATTATTCTATCCGTTTCAAATAACACATTGGATGAAGTGAGAATTCTGGAACGATCACCCAGAGTTTTGCAAAAAGGAGACACTACCGAGTTCGATGCGAAATCATATTCAGCAAATGCCGATGCAAGTGTAGAAGACCTTATAAAGAAAATGCCAGGCATAGAGGTGTCCAGCTCCACTGCAACAGTCAAGGCGCAAGGCGAAATGGTGGTTAAGATTTTGCTCGATGGCAAGCCTTTCATGGGAAATGATGCGTCCATGGCATTAAAGAATCTGCCAGCAGATATCGTGAGTAAGATCCAAGTGTACGATCAAAGGAGCGAACAATCACAATTTACAGGGTTCTCTGATGGTCAAACTTCAAAAACAATAAACATCGTAACAAAACCTGACCGCAGAAATGGTCAGTTTGGCAAAGCGTATGCGGGATATGGTAGTGATTATAGATATCAAGCCGGTGCAAATATTAACAACTTCAGAGGGCCGCAACGAATATCCATACTTGGGCAATCAAACAACATAAATAATAGCAAGTTCACTGCCGTAGAAGTGCCAGCCAATCGAACGCAAGGCGGAGGTATAGCGACATCAAATGCAGGGGCGATAAACTACACGAACACAATTGGTACCAGCGATCTCACTGCAAGCTATTCATTTGAGAAGAACAATATTGAATTGCAACGGTCTCTATTTAGGGAATATGTTTCTGATTCGGGATTGCAATATAAACAGTCTGATAGAACAACCTCAATTGGCTATGTTCACAAGTTTAACCTTCGATATGATTTGAAAACAGACAGTATGAATTCGGTTCTGATACAACCCATCATTTCCATCCAACAAGGTGATGGCTACGCTCTTTCTGATGCAACTATGGGCGACAATAGCCAATTGCTGACACAGACCACAAATAGTAATCGCTCAACGACTAACGGATACAATATAGCCTCCGATTTCCTATATCGTCATCGTTTCCAAACCCAAAGAAGAACCTTATCTTCAATGCTCAATGTGGGTAGTAACGATAATAGAGGACAGAACACACTTAAAGCCACAAGCATGTTTAGTGATTCAGCTTCTATTGACCAGAGGTCTAATCTTGCCAATTTCGGATGGCATATAAGCGTTAATCCAACCTATACTGAACCTATGGGGGAAAAGGGAATAGTACAAGTCAACTATAATTTTTCACTACAGGATAATACTTCGCAAAAGAATACGTACAACTATTCCAGTACAACAAGTAAGTATGATCTGAAAGATTCCTTATTTACAAATAAGTTCAGAAGCATCACGACTACACAGCAATTCGGCTTAGGTTATAATTTTACCAATGCTAAACTCAATTTATCTCTCGGCTTGTCATACCAAACGCTGATCATAAATAATAAGGAGGAGCAATCTCCTCTACCTGATCTGACAAGAAAATATATCAATATCTTACCTAGCGCAGTAGCAAACTACAAACTAGCTTTAAACAAGAATCTCGCAATCACATATCGCATGACTACTATACAACCCTCTGTTGGGCAATTGCAAAACGTGATAAACAATACTAATCCCATCTTGCTTACTACTGGAAATCCGCAACTGAAACAAGCCTATCAGCATAGTCTTATGACTCGATACAGCATGTCAACAAAAGAAAAATCGCATTCTTTCTTTGCCTCAGCCACGCTAACATACACAGATAAGTACATTACCAATAGTACATACCTGGCAGTGAATGATGTCATTATCGACGGTGAGATCTTACTGAAAAAAGGTGGGCAAATTACAATGCCTGTGAACCTTACTGGAAACTATGTCGTAAATTCCAATGTAACCTATAGCGCACCATTATCTGCTATCAAATCGAACCTAAACAGTAGCATATCCTATAATTATCGAAATAGTCCGGCACTTGTTAACAACCAAATAAATACCTCCAGTTTGCATGCACCGGGTATTTCACTTTCATTGACTAGCAACATCAATGAAAAACTTGATTTCTCACTTGCTTCAAGTGTTTCTTATACCTTAATACATAATGGGTTGCAAGCCAATACAAACAATACTTTCCTTAGTCAAACTAATACTGCAACGCTCTATTGGATGTTTTGGAGGAACTTTGTGTGCCAGACAAGTTTAACGGGGCAGTTTTTTTCTGGTCTTTCTTCTGAATACAATCAAAAATACCTCCTGTGGAATCTTTCTTTAGCTAAAAAGTTCTTGAAGAATGACAGAGGAGAAATACGGCTTTCAGTATTTGATGTGCTTCGGGAAAATAACAGTATTCAGCGCATTGTGACAAATCTATACTTTGAAGACCAGCGGGCACAAGTGTTAATGACCTATTATATGATTACATTTACTTATACCTTTCGTGATTTTAGCGTAAAAAAATAA
- a CDS encoding helix-turn-helix transcriptional regulator, whose protein sequence is MEYALYQRIRIVREVLKIKQGVFAASLGISQSLLSKIEKEQRTIPIELIINICLIYNVGGDWILLEEGPMFKKGMKATSQEAKIVETPEIELLKVMPRTLLDLEDPEKLEKGLVAFADYIEKLRHKTKKVNKGKQ, encoded by the coding sequence ATGGAATACGCATTATATCAGAGAATTAGAATTGTCCGGGAAGTGCTCAAAATCAAGCAAGGGGTATTTGCTGCTTCCCTAGGAATTTCGCAATCTCTTCTTTCTAAAATTGAAAAAGAACAAAGGACTATTCCAATTGAATTGATTATCAACATCTGTTTGATCTATAATGTAGGAGGTGATTGGATATTATTAGAAGAAGGTCCAATGTTCAAAAAAGGGATGAAAGCAACTTCTCAGGAAGCGAAAATCGTTGAAACGCCCGAAATAGAGCTGCTTAAAGTTATGCCTAGAACCTTACTCGATTTAGAAGACCCGGAAAAACTGGAGAAAGGACTTGTGGCGTTTGCTGATTATATTGAAAAATTGAGACATAAAACAAAAAAAGTCAACAAGGGAAAACAATAA
- the mobC gene encoding conjugal transfer protein MobC produces MALQTGENEQALRKIMDFTRLISVVVLLLHCYYFCYAAFKLWGLSMPFTDTILGNIYKTGLFSTFHKSKLIALGMLVISLIGAKGKKDEKLNYKTAFAYIITGLLVYFSSWLALQAPLSVGVKAALYISITAVGFLVCMTGGTLLSRIIKDALKDDIFNSENETFPQEERLLENEFSINLPAEYQLKNKKRTSWINVINPFRGLLVLGTPGAGKSYFVIRHVITQHIAKGFALFAYDFKFPDLSIIVYNTWLKHQHKYKGKSACYFINFDDLTRSHRCNPLDPLSMTDITDAAESARTILMGLNREWIKKQGDFFVESPINFLTAIIWFLRKYQGGEYCTLPHVIEFMQLPYDDLFTVLRLEKEIDVLINPFVNAYINDVMEQLEGQIASGKVAIARLSSPQLYYVLSGNDFTLDINNPDAPKLVCCGNNPQKIQTYGAVLSLYVNRLVKLVNQKGKLKSSLVFDEFPTIYLNGIDSLIATARSNKVATTLGIQDLSQLRKDYGKEQADVIMGIVGNIISGQVTGDTAKQLSDRIGRIMQDRQSLSINSGDTSISKSKQLEAAVPASKIAALSSGDFVGMIADNPDERIDLKAFHCQIINDHDALKAEEETYKPIPVIRQVDNSMVQRNYLQIKQEVQDIVDSEIQRMRQNPALEHLIIRKE; encoded by the coding sequence ATGGCACTACAAACAGGCGAAAACGAACAGGCACTTCGCAAAATTATGGACTTTACACGCCTGATTAGCGTGGTGGTATTGCTGCTGCACTGCTATTATTTCTGCTATGCAGCGTTTAAATTATGGGGGCTTTCAATGCCCTTTACAGACACTATTTTAGGCAATATTTACAAGACGGGACTGTTCTCAACCTTCCACAAATCCAAGCTGATCGCTTTGGGGATGCTGGTTATTTCGCTGATTGGTGCCAAGGGTAAAAAGGATGAAAAGTTGAACTATAAAACAGCATTTGCCTACATCATTACAGGGCTATTGGTCTATTTTTCAAGCTGGCTTGCCCTGCAAGCACCCTTATCAGTTGGCGTAAAGGCTGCCTTGTATATCTCTATTACTGCGGTAGGTTTTTTAGTATGTATGACAGGTGGAACATTGCTTTCACGCATCATTAAAGATGCCCTGAAGGACGATATTTTCAACTCCGAAAACGAAACTTTTCCGCAGGAAGAACGGCTGCTGGAAAATGAATTTTCGATTAACCTCCCAGCAGAATACCAATTAAAAAACAAGAAACGCACCAGCTGGATCAACGTCATTAATCCCTTCAGGGGCTTATTGGTATTGGGTACTCCGGGAGCTGGTAAAAGCTATTTTGTGATCCGCCATGTGATCACCCAGCACATCGCCAAAGGTTTTGCACTGTTCGCTTACGACTTCAAATTTCCGGATTTATCCATCATTGTATACAATACCTGGTTAAAGCATCAGCATAAATACAAAGGTAAATCTGCCTGTTATTTTATCAATTTCGATGACCTGACCAGAAGCCATAGGTGCAACCCTTTAGATCCACTATCTATGACAGACATAACCGATGCAGCCGAAAGCGCACGTACTATTTTAATGGGTCTTAACCGGGAATGGATCAAAAAACAAGGTGATTTCTTCGTAGAAAGTCCGATCAATTTCCTGACAGCCATTATCTGGTTCTTGCGCAAATACCAGGGCGGTGAATATTGTACACTACCGCATGTGATCGAATTTATGCAGCTGCCATATGATGATCTGTTTACTGTTTTACGACTTGAAAAAGAGATTGACGTATTGATCAATCCTTTTGTGAATGCCTATATCAATGATGTAATGGAGCAGCTGGAGGGACAGATCGCATCCGGTAAAGTAGCCATTGCACGGCTATCCTCTCCACAATTATATTATGTGCTTTCAGGTAATGATTTTACGCTTGATATTAACAATCCGGATGCTCCAAAACTGGTGTGCTGTGGCAATAATCCGCAGAAAATACAGACTTATGGGGCAGTACTTTCTTTATATGTGAACCGATTGGTTAAGCTGGTGAACCAGAAAGGAAAATTAAAGTCAAGCCTTGTTTTTGATGAATTTCCAACCATCTATCTCAATGGTATCGACAGCCTGATCGCTACAGCCAGAAGCAATAAGGTAGCTACAACTTTAGGTATCCAGGATCTGTCTCAACTCCGTAAAGACTATGGTAAAGAGCAGGCTGACGTGATCATGGGTATCGTGGGCAATATCATTTCAGGCCAGGTTACCGGGGACACCGCAAAGCAATTGAGCGACCGGATCGGGCGCATTATGCAGGATCGACAGAGCCTGTCTATCAACAGCGGTGATACCTCTATCAGTAAAAGTAAGCAACTGGAAGCAGCTGTTCCGGCTTCAAAAATTGCAGCGTTAAGCAGTGGTGACTTTGTGGGGATGATAGCCGACAATCCTGATGAGCGAATCGATTTAAAGGCTTTCCACTGCCAGATTATTAATGATCATGATGCTCTTAAAGCCGAAGAAGAAACCTATAAGCCAATCCCTGTGATCAGGCAAGTAGATAACAGCATGGTACAAAGAAACTATCTTCAGATCAAACAGGAAGTGCAGGATATTGTCGATAGCGAGATCCAAAGAATGAGGCAAAATCCGGCTTTGGAACATTTGATTATCAGAAAGGAATGA
- a CDS encoding relaxase/mobilization nuclease domain-containing protein — MVAVIGSGYSIRRTFHYNENKVNKGIAECLMAANYPIDLEHTDAHERINMLLKTAALRPDVKRKSTHISLNFAPGEQLSDSRLKAIAQEYMEQIGFGAQPYLVYRHDDAAHPHIHIVTTKIKADGDLITTQYIGRDLSEPVRKSIEQKYGLVRAEDHKKLQFSLKPVDATRVFYGELPTRKAIANVLESVLQGYKYTSLAELNAVLNQYNIGASSGNEDSRIYQHKGLIYHVLNAQGEPVGVPVKASSFHNNPGLKFLQERYLKNDVHRQQHKEKVKNTIDMLLLRNPKISLEQLVQKLKTGGIHTALRQNSDGVLYGLTYVDHRTKCVFNGSALGKKYSAKGMMERLENAFNKAKEQEQKPQFLPPSKDHSAPVTDKTRHENPSMPADQGEETNNEKGLVESLMQYEYSTQNVPYEWKKKKKKRKKR, encoded by the coding sequence ATGGTTGCGGTAATAGGTTCCGGCTATTCAATCAGGCGCACGTTTCACTACAATGAAAATAAGGTAAACAAGGGAATTGCCGAATGCCTGATGGCGGCAAATTACCCCATAGACCTGGAGCATACTGATGCCCATGAAAGAATAAATATGCTGCTGAAAACAGCTGCTTTACGCCCTGATGTGAAGCGTAAAAGCACCCATATCAGCTTGAATTTTGCACCAGGCGAACAGCTCTCTGACAGCAGGCTGAAAGCTATAGCACAAGAGTACATGGAACAGATTGGCTTTGGTGCCCAACCTTACCTTGTTTACCGCCATGACGATGCAGCACACCCGCATATTCATATCGTCACCACCAAAATAAAAGCCGATGGAGACTTGATCACCACCCAATACATTGGCCGGGATTTGTCAGAACCTGTGCGCAAAAGCATCGAGCAAAAATATGGTTTGGTCAGAGCAGAAGATCATAAAAAGCTGCAATTTTCTTTAAAGCCCGTAGATGCTACCAGAGTGTTCTATGGTGAGCTGCCTACCAGAAAAGCTATTGCAAACGTGTTGGAAAGCGTGTTGCAGGGTTATAAATATACCTCGCTTGCCGAGCTGAATGCTGTTCTCAATCAATATAATATTGGGGCAAGCAGCGGCAATGAAGACTCCAGGATCTATCAGCATAAGGGGCTAATATACCATGTGCTGAATGCCCAGGGTGAGCCAGTGGGTGTACCAGTTAAAGCAAGCTCTTTTCATAACAATCCCGGATTAAAGTTCCTTCAGGAAAGGTATTTAAAGAATGATGTTCACCGACAGCAGCATAAGGAAAAAGTAAAAAATACCATTGACATGCTACTGTTACGCAACCCCAAAATATCACTTGAGCAATTGGTTCAAAAGCTAAAAACTGGAGGTATCCATACCGCTTTACGGCAAAATTCAGATGGTGTTTTATATGGCTTAACCTATGTAGATCACCGCACAAAATGTGTGTTTAACGGCAGCGCATTGGGCAAAAAATACAGCGCAAAAGGCATGATGGAACGACTTGAAAACGCTTTCAATAAAGCCAAAGAGCAAGAACAAAAGCCCCAATTTTTGCCGCCATCTAAAGATCATTCTGCACCTGTAACAGATAAAACCAGGCATGAAAACCCATCAATGCCTGCCGATCAGGGGGAAGAAACCAACAATGAAAAGGGGCTGGTGGAAAGCCTGATGCAGTATGAATACAGCACACAGAATGTGCCTTACGAGTGGAAGAAAAAGAAGAAGAAAAGAAAAAAAAGATAG
- a CDS encoding plasmid mobilization relaxosome protein MobC, whose translation MSENNNIKNKWLHVRLNDTEHKQLTDNFSKTTERKLSRYARKILLAEPVTVIHRNGSLDDLIAVLTRLQSDLNGVTNNYNQMVHRLHMADNAREINAWIKGYENEKKNLFAAINEIKVIITQTAKQWLR comes from the coding sequence ATGAGTGAGAACAATAACATTAAGAACAAATGGCTGCATGTACGCTTAAATGATACTGAACATAAGCAGTTGACCGACAATTTTTCAAAGACCACCGAACGAAAATTAAGCCGGTACGCCCGTAAGATCCTGCTTGCTGAACCTGTTACTGTGATCCATAGAAACGGCTCGCTCGATGATCTTATTGCCGTATTGACCAGACTACAAAGCGATCTGAACGGGGTAACCAATAACTATAACCAGATGGTACACAGGCTGCACATGGCCGACAATGCAAGGGAGATCAACGCTTGGATCAAAGGGTATGAAAACGAGAAGAAAAACCTGTTTGCAGCCATCAATGAGATAAAGGTAATCATTACCCAAACTGCTAAACAATGGTTGCGGTAA